The following are encoded together in the Triticum dicoccoides isolate Atlit2015 ecotype Zavitan chromosome 6B, WEW_v2.0, whole genome shotgun sequence genome:
- the LOC119325733 gene encoding uncharacterized protein LOC119325733: MGIGFARRPKIHYPWVVLGPQSQVVVEETAPSFTLLTSGFEFQAGSTDDTDSSTPHPEGSQQPVPENPAISSCWKRKTEGGTFLEDVKEHINEFIRASMDERKACFKKTLQKMFGI, encoded by the exons ATGGGGATTGGCTTCGCCAGACGTCCCAAG atccaTTATCCTTGGGTAGTCTTGGGCCCTCAAAGTCAAGTAGTTGTGGAGGAAACTGCACCCAGCTTCACATTGTTGACCAGTGGCTTTGAATTCCAGGCTGGAAG TACCGATGATACGGATTCCAGCACTCCACATCCTGAAGGTTCTCAGCAGCCTGTTCCTGAAAACCCCGCCATTTCGTCCTGCTGGAAAAGGAAAACTGAAGGCGGTACCTTCCTTGAAGATGTGAAGGAACACATCAACGAGTTCATCCGAGCTTCCATGGATGAGCGCAAGGCCTGCTTCAAGAAGACTCTTCAGAAG ATGTTTGGGATATGA